One window from the genome of Gemmatimonadota bacterium encodes:
- a CDS encoding SURF1 family protein gives MSRRLLGFIVPLAFAALFARLGVWQLSRLSERRAFNATLETRLAAPPVDFTAVPSDTGAGHYRRATARGVYLYDREIAWGARTREGSPGVNILTPVRLAGSDTVVMVNRGWAYSEDASTIDYSRWRERDSATVSGYLETYPATDAATNTTKVVHRLDRARIARLVGLPIAPYLLVQTSDSALHADSVPVRMPTPILDEGPHRSYAMQWFSFATIAVVGAVFLLRRTPAA, from the coding sequence ATGTCGCGACGACTCCTCGGCTTCATTGTCCCGCTCGCCTTTGCTGCCCTCTTTGCGCGGCTGGGTGTGTGGCAACTCTCCCGCCTCTCCGAGCGCCGCGCCTTCAATGCGACGCTCGAAACACGATTGGCGGCTCCGCCGGTCGACTTCACGGCGGTGCCGTCCGACACCGGCGCCGGGCACTATCGCCGTGCCACGGCGCGCGGCGTCTACCTGTACGACCGTGAGATCGCCTGGGGTGCCCGAACGCGTGAAGGCTCGCCGGGGGTCAACATCCTCACTCCGGTTCGACTCGCCGGCAGCGACACGGTGGTGATGGTGAATCGTGGCTGGGCGTATTCCGAGGACGCCTCCACCATCGACTACTCCCGCTGGCGTGAACGCGATTCCGCGACGGTGTCTGGATACCTCGAGACCTACCCCGCCACGGACGCGGCGACCAACACCACGAAAGTGGTGCACCGCTTGGATCGAGCGCGGATTGCGAGGCTCGTGGGGCTGCCGATTGCGCCATATCTGCTCGTGCAGACCTCCGACAGCGCCCTGCACGCTGACTCCGTGCCCGTTCGCATGCCGACGCCGATCCTCGACGAAGGGCCGCACCGAAGCTACGCGATGCAGTGGTTCAGCTTTGCGACCATCGCGGTCGTCGGCGCCGTCTTCCTCCTGCGCCGCACGCCAGCCGCCTAA
- a CDS encoding DMT family transporter, translating into MGTAFTLLAALGFAAVSTLTTVAVAEQLSLYNVLTWRYVLASVVMVMWVGSRSHARMPWREAARFILVGGGGQAFVVGLALSSLQYVSAATLAFLFFTFPSWVTLVHAVRGAEPLTARRVAALLLSFGGTVVIVVLPALEAGGGTSTIAMGGPAMRGAALALGAAVVYGLYIPLMGWMQKSHPASVTSAYGTIGAAICFLMLAAGNRTFTTTMSPTAWGAIIALTLLSTVLPSLFFSMGLRRLGPVRTASMSAIEPFLTALLGAVVLHQPITAPVIGGGAMIVAAVVVLQFRRERVA; encoded by the coding sequence GACCGTAGCCGTCGCCGAACAGCTCTCGCTCTACAACGTGCTGACCTGGCGCTATGTGCTTGCCAGCGTCGTGATGGTTATGTGGGTGGGATCGCGCTCGCACGCGCGCATGCCATGGCGTGAGGCGGCGCGTTTCATTCTGGTGGGTGGTGGAGGCCAGGCATTCGTGGTCGGCCTCGCACTCTCGAGTCTGCAGTACGTGTCGGCGGCCACGCTCGCCTTTTTGTTCTTCACCTTTCCGTCGTGGGTCACGCTTGTGCACGCGGTCCGGGGCGCTGAGCCGCTCACAGCGCGGCGCGTGGCGGCACTCCTTCTCTCGTTCGGCGGGACTGTGGTGATTGTCGTGTTGCCCGCCCTTGAAGCCGGTGGCGGTACGTCAACTATTGCGATGGGCGGTCCCGCGATGCGTGGCGCCGCGCTCGCGCTCGGCGCGGCCGTTGTCTACGGGTTGTATATCCCGCTGATGGGGTGGATGCAGAAGTCGCACCCTGCGTCGGTGACGAGTGCCTATGGCACGATTGGGGCGGCCATCTGTTTTCTTATGCTCGCCGCTGGCAATCGCACGTTCACCACAACCATGAGCCCGACGGCGTGGGGCGCGATCATCGCGCTGACGCTGTTGAGCACGGTGCTGCCCTCCCTGTTCTTTTCGATGGGGCTCAGGCGGCTCGGACCAGTGCGCACAGCAAGCATGTCAGCCATCGAGCCCTTTCTCACCGCGCTGCTCGGCGCCGTGGTACTGCATCAACCGATCACCGCCCCAGTGATCGGTGGCGGCGCGATGATTGTCGCCGCGGTTGTCGTGCTGCAGTTCCGTCGCGAACGAGTCGCTTAG